The following proteins come from a genomic window of Gynuella sunshinyii YC6258:
- a CDS encoding FKBP-type peptidyl-prolyl cis-trans isomerase, giving the protein MIKRIATLSAATLLLVACNQDKVEASTESPQVAAAEQTAVEYTSNPQIISYGVGYNIGTQVSSDPNFPADIDAIVAGLRDAIAGTDPKVSPDKVSAAVQAFQEELAAEQAKVAEAAKAEADKFLADTAAKEGYHKTESGLLYRVINSGAEGKKPGPNDTVKTHYHGTLVDGTVFDSSVERGEPVEFPVSGVIPGWTEALQMMNVGDKWELVIPPELAYGANPPPSIPANAVLIFEVELLDIKEPKS; this is encoded by the coding sequence ATGATTAAACGAATCGCCACCTTGAGTGCAGCCACGCTGCTTTTGGTTGCTTGTAATCAGGACAAGGTAGAAGCATCTACCGAGTCACCACAAGTGGCAGCAGCAGAGCAGACTGCAGTAGAATATACTTCTAATCCTCAGATCATCAGCTATGGCGTGGGTTACAATATTGGTACTCAGGTTTCCAGTGACCCTAATTTTCCGGCAGATATAGATGCTATTGTTGCAGGTTTAAGGGATGCTATTGCCGGTACTGATCCAAAAGTAAGCCCAGACAAAGTGTCTGCTGCGGTACAGGCTTTCCAGGAAGAGTTGGCAGCTGAGCAGGCGAAAGTAGCTGAAGCCGCTAAAGCAGAGGCTGATAAATTTTTAGCAGATACGGCTGCAAAAGAAGGTTACCATAAAACTGAATCTGGTCTGTTATATCGCGTTATCAATTCTGGTGCTGAAGGTAAAAAACCAGGCCCCAATGATACTGTTAAAACTCATTACCATGGAACTCTGGTTGACGGTACTGTATTTGACAGTTCTGTTGAGCGTGGTGAGCCGGTTGAGTTTCCAGTCTCAGGTGTTATTCCTGGTTGGACTGAAGCATTACAAATGATGAATGTTGGAGACAAGTGGGAGTTGGTTATACCACCCGAGCTGGCGTATGGTGCCAATCCTCCACCAAGTATTCCAGCTAATGCTGTGTTGATATT